From Megalops cyprinoides isolate fMegCyp1 chromosome 18, fMegCyp1.pri, whole genome shotgun sequence, one genomic window encodes:
- the aga gene encoding N(4)-(beta-N-acetylglucosaminyl)-L-asparaginase, with amino-acid sequence MMRIWPASIVLCFSLALPCYAVLPLVINTWPFQDATATAWKTLSSGGSVLDAVEKGCAQCEIDQCDGSVGYGGSPDETGETTLDAMIMNGDTMEVGAVGDLRRIKNAIGVARAVMEHTKHTFLVGESASVFAENMGFTAEDLTTDKSFSIFTKWLQGNCQPNYRQNVSPDPSKSCGPYKPHALPQQRWRHQLIDIHAHDTIGMVVIDQAGRVAAGTSTNGARHKVPGRVGDSPIAGAGAYADSTAGGAAATGDGDVMMRFLPSYLAVELMRGGVDPSVACKTAITRIKRHFPGFFGAVICANTTGSYGAACNKVPGFSQFPYMVFNPKSNVPIQETVDCI; translated from the exons ATGATGCGAATATGGCCAGCAAGCATAGTACTTTGCTTCTCATTGGCGCTGCCCTGTTACGCTGTATTGCCTTTGGTCATTAACACTTGGCCTTTCCAGGACGCTACGGCAACAG CATGGAAGACACTCAGCTCTGGAGGCTCTGTGTTGGATGCTGTTGAGAAGGGCTGTGCACAGTGTGAAATAGACCAGTGTGATGGCAGCGTCGGCTATGGAGGAAGCCCAGATGAGACTGGCGAGACAACACTGGATGCCATGATAATGAATGG TGACACAATGGAGGTGGGGGCCGTGGGAGACCTCAGACGAATCAAGAATGCCATTGGTGTGGCAAGGGCAGTGATGGAGCACACCAAGCACACCTTTCTGGTGGGGGAGTCAG CCTCAGTATTTGCAGAAAACATGGGATTCACTGCTGAAGACCTAACAACTGACAAGTCTTTCAgtattttcacaaaatggcTGCAGGGGAACTGCCAGCCAAATTATCGTCAG AATGTTTCTCCTGACCCTTCCAAATCATGTGGACCCTACAAGCCTCATGCGTTGCCGCAGCAAAGATGGAGACACCAGCTCATTGACATCCATGCACATGACACTATTG GAATGGTTGTTATTGATCAGGCTGGGCGTGTGGCAGCAGGAACGTCAACTAATGGAGCAAGGCATAAGGTCCCAGG CCGTGTGGGGGATTCGCCCATTGCTGGAGCAGGAGCCTatgctgacagcacagcagggggTGCGGCAGCCACCGGGGATGGGGATGTTATGATGCGGTTCCTTCCCAG TTACTTGGCTGTGGAGCTGATGAGAGGAGGAGTAGATCCGTCCGTGGCTTGTAAAACCGCCATCACAAGAATTAAGAGGCACTTTCCAGGGTTTTTTGGCGCTGTCATTTGTGCAAATACAACAGGCAGTTACG GAGCTGCTTGCAACAAAGTTCCTGGATTTTCTCAATTTCCGTACATGGTGTTTAACCCGAAATCCAATGTACCCATTCAAGAAACAGTGGACTGTATTTAA
- the neil3 gene encoding endonuclease 8-like 3 has translation MVEGPGCTLNGEKIQSRVKRGQKVIDIHGGATAVTPNNGPHTNSFQVFSGCQYSGVETLGKELFMYFGQRALRVHFGMNGSMRINPSDRESRKGSSPVLEVMLTNDTICFFDATVEIRLTEDCAQKVWSMESLDVCSPKFSFSRAEDMVKRESCRMLCDVLLDQSVLPGVGNIIKNEALLDSGLNPAVKVNQLTDEQIHHLVKMTRDFTLLFYKCRKSGSPLYKHYKVYKRPNCGQCNGKITVCRLGQDGRMTYFCQHCQSGDPHQVNVSKLPTRNNLVGWVSKGGMRSGGEVAKKEEEEWTCNLCTLINQPRSSSCDACLTPRPECPKEQVEDEFSTFSRDLIKYPCNAFSKPQEELKVNRKTVFGTSTLVFTDLSKKSSPVRSSPLSSGSSRLNLLASERDLNKHNLSQGKTSPNYALSASRRRSSEISSGEFMASNSQPQKKMRIDHGSFSVNKAQSGHHGLTSTLQINGTGTSASSPPSVPCCATHQRPCTLRVVRKQGENTGRQFYVCSLPRERQCEFFEWADLHFPFCNHGKRCLMRTVLKLGPNNGRNFYVCPLGKDKQCEFFQWAENGPGIKILPGC, from the exons ATGGTTGAAGGACCAGGCTGTACTCTGAACGGAGAAAAGATACAATCAAGGGTAAAGAGAGGACAAAAAGTCATAGATATCCATGGAGGCGCAACAGCCGTCACACCA AACAATGGGCCTCATACAAACTCCTTCCAGGTCTTCAGTGGGTGTCAGTACAGTGGTGTGGAGACACTGGGAAAAGAGCTTTTCATGTATTTTGGCCAAAGAGCTCTGAG agttCACTTTGGAATGAATGGCTCCATGAGGATCAACCCAAGTGACAGAGAGTCCAGAAAGGGATCATCCCCTGTACTGGAAGTCATGCTGACTAATGATACCATTTGCTTTTTTGACGCAACTGTGGAAATCAG acTTACAGAAGATTGTGCCCAAAAAGTGTGGTCTATGGAAAGCCTGGATGTGTGCTCTCCTAAATTCAGTTTCTCTCGAGCTGAGGACATGGTGAAAAGGGAGAGCTGTCGCATGCTGTGCGATGTTCTGCTAGATCAGTCAGTCCTGCCTGGAGTGggaaacatcattaaaaatgaagctTTGTTGGACAGTGGACTTAACCCTGCTGTTAAG GTCAACCAGCTGACAGATGAACAGATCCACCACCTAGTGAAGATGACACGTGACTTTACGCTGCTTTTTTACAAG TGTCGTAAGTCTGGATCTCCTCTttacaaacattacaaagtGTACAAACGTCCGAACTGCGGTCAGTGTAACGGGAAAATCACCGTCTGTCGACTTGGACAGGACGGAAGGATGACATACTTCTGCCAGCACTGTCAAAGCGGGGACCCACACCAGGTTAATGTGAG caagcTTCCAACCCGGAATAACTTGGTGGGATGGGTCTCCAAAGGCGGCATGAGATCAGGTGGTGAGGTAGcgaagaaggaggaggaggagtggacCTGTAACCTCTGCACTCTGATAAACCAGCCCAGAAGCAGCTCATGTGATGCCTGTCTGACACCCCGCCCAGAAT GCCCCAAGGAACAGGTAGAAGATGAGTTTTCAACCTTTAGCAGAGATTTGATCAAGTACCCCTGCAATGCCTTTTCCAAACCACAGGAGGAACTGAAAGTCAACAGAAAAACTGTGTTTGGAACCTCCACTCTGGTTTTCACAGATCTCAGTAAAAAGTCTTCCCCAGTGAGAAGTTCCCCACTCAGTTCTGGGAGTAGTCGTTTGAATTTGCTCGCCTCAGAGAgagatttaaataaacataacCTCAGCCAAGGGAAAACAAGTCCCAATTACGCCCTCAGTGCCTCTCGGAGAAGAAGCTCGGAGATCTCCAGTGGGGAATTTATGGCCTCCAACAGTCAGCcgcaaaagaaaatgagaattgATCATGGTTCTTTTTCTGTGAACAAAGCACAGAGTGGACATCATGGCTTAACAAG TACCCTTCAGATAAATGGCACAGGAACAAGTGCATCGTCCCCTCCCAGCGTCCCCTGCTGCGCCACTCACCAGCGTCCCTGTACTCTCCGTGTGGTCAGGAAGCAGGGGGAGAACACAGGCAGGCAGTTCTACGTCTGTTCTCTGCCTCGGGAAAGGCAGTGTGAATTTTTTGAG TGGGCTGATTTACACTTTCCCTTCTGTAACCACGGGAAGCGCTGCCTCATGAGAACGGTCTTGAAACTCGGACCCAACAACGGACGCAACTTTTACGTTTGTCCCCTTGGAAAGGATAAACAGTGTGAGTTTTTCCAGTGGGCTGAGAACGGCCCTGGAATAAAGATCCTCCCGGGGTGCTGA
- the LOC118793618 gene encoding vascular endothelial growth factor C-like: MTYNRQEPEVFVYKDNAVELLNDYSGYGHAGNIKEHVASETEEQLRSVSSVDELMKMIYPKYWTMLRCRSKRGLQFTTRDHVSSETSTEQPLTFAAAFFNIEILKSIDAEWRKTLCIPRQVCVEVGREFGAATNVFYKPPCVSVYRCGGCCNREELQCKNISTSYISKTLFEITVPVTKGTKPVTINFANHTSCRCLSKEHVHRQMHSIIRRSLPHCNVENKTCPENHIWNSHVCRCEIQHSTLPSQHSILQSFFTDACGPYQELDDDTCQCVCRRRVGAFSCGPNRELDERSCQCVCKLPPASCGPNKTFNKDTCQCVCEKVCPKHLPLNHTTCSCECAESPNKCFLRGRRFQHATCSCYHPPCEVQKKTCEGGFYFSEEVCRCIPTYWRGLDLIHG, translated from the exons ATGACGTACAACCGACAGGAACCGGAAG tATTTGTTTACAAAGACAACGCTGTTGAACTATTGAATGATTATTCCGGTTATGGCCACGCTGGAAATATCAAG GAACATGTGGCTTCAGAGACTGAGGAGCAGCTGCGTTCAGTGTCCAGTGTGGATGAACTGATGAAAATGATATACCCAAAGTACTGGACCATGCTGAGATGTCGATCAAAGCGAGGCCTTCAATTCACCACCAGGGATCATGTCTCCTCTGAGACAAGTACAGAGCAGCCTCTGACATTTGCTGCAGCTTTCTTTAacattgaaattttaaaaa GTATTGATGCAGAGTGGAGGAAGACCCTGTGCATACCTCGCCAAGTGTGTGTGGAAGTGGGGAGAGAGTTTGGGGCCGCTACAAATGTCTTCTATAAACCCCCTTGCGTGTCTGTCTACAGATGTGGAGGCTGTTGCAACAGAGAGGAACTTCAGTGCAAGAATATTAGCACTTCCTACATCAGCAAAACA CTTTTTGAGATTACTGTTCCAGTTACAAAGGGAACAAAGCCAGTCACAATCAACTTTGCCAACCATACTTCGTGTCGCTGTCTATCTAAAGAGCAtgtacacagacagatgcactcAATAATAAGGAGGTCCCTACCACA TTGtaatgtggaaaacaaaacatgcccGGAGAATCACATTTGGAACAGCCATGTGTGCAGATGTGAGATACAGCACAGCACTCTCCCATCACAGCATTCAATACTGC AGTCTTTTTTCACTGATGCCTGTGGACCATATCAGGAGTTGGATGATGAcacgtgtcagtgtgtgtgtaggagacGAGTGGGGGCTTTCAGCTGCGGACCTAACAGAGAGCTGGACGAACGTTCCTGCCAGTGTGTCTGCAAACTGCCTCCTGCATCCTGTGGACCTAACAAAACTTTCAACAAGGACACatgccagtgtgtctgtgaaaagGTTTGCCCTAAGCATCTACCCCTGAACCATACTACATGTTCCTGTGAATGTGCAGAGTCACCAAACAAATGCTTCTTGCGAGGGAGAAGGTTTCAGCATGCAACATGCAG TTGCTACCATCCACCTTGTGAAGTTCAGAAGAAAACTTGTGAAGGAGGATTCTACTTTAGTGAGGAGGTATGCCGTTGCATACCAACATACTGGAGAGGACTAGATTTAATACATGGATGA